A single window of Leptospira inadai serovar Lyme str. 10 DNA harbors:
- a CDS encoding ABC transporter permease produces the protein MNDSSRIFEFYSNVRTVFSKEWIGYLNTPIGYIFAVLFLLLSSFLFFFGLGEDSFWDRNVASLEQFFLWIPLLYIVFVPAITMRVWSEEERTGTTEILFTLPLREYEIVFAKFVAAWFFLGAVLLTTVSIPFTIWALGDLDIGAAFAGYLGCYLLGSCYISIGLLISALSKDQISAYLLTMLVCLFFFLLGYQPVLRFLGGAASSFASFISLSRHFEPFRLGILDGKEIFYTVSFTVTTLVANVIVLLGKKR, from the coding sequence ATGAACGATTCCTCTCGAATTTTCGAATTCTACTCCAATGTAAGGACGGTTTTCTCAAAGGAATGGATCGGCTATTTAAACACTCCGATCGGATACATCTTTGCGGTTCTCTTTCTATTGCTCTCTTCTTTTTTATTTTTCTTCGGATTGGGAGAAGACTCGTTCTGGGATAGAAACGTCGCGAGCCTAGAGCAATTTTTTCTTTGGATTCCCCTCCTGTACATCGTATTCGTTCCCGCAATCACGATGCGAGTTTGGTCCGAGGAGGAGCGAACGGGAACTACGGAAATATTATTCACTCTTCCGTTAAGAGAATACGAAATCGTTTTCGCGAAATTCGTAGCGGCTTGGTTTTTCCTGGGAGCAGTTCTTTTAACGACCGTTTCGATTCCGTTCACCATTTGGGCATTAGGCGACCTGGATATCGGAGCCGCGTTTGCCGGATATTTAGGTTGTTATTTATTAGGAAGTTGTTATATATCAATAGGTCTATTGATTTCGGCTCTTTCGAAAGACCAGATTAGCGCTTATTTGCTGACTATGCTTGTCTGCTTGTTCTTCTTTTTACTCGGATATCAACCCGTTCTACGCTTTTTAGGAGGAGCCGCATCTTCCTTTGCATCCTTTATCTCTTTGTCCAGACATTTCGAACCGTTCCGATTGGGAATTTTAGACGGAAAGGAGATCTTTTATACCGTCAGCTTTACGGTGACCACATTGGTCGCTAACGTGATCGTCCTCTTAGGAAAAAAAAGATGA
- a CDS encoding ATP-binding cassette domain-containing protein: protein MGSLQANRLTKSFSNQPALIEVGFSIPKGRITGLLGPNGAGKTTTMRLLTGFLEPDTGTVSYGDISLHQSPIQVKRNLGYLPEWAPIYPDLTAQEYLEFIGGARGLRGETLQHRIREMRELCDLGDSFFSEIGTLSKGFKQRVALAGTLIHDPEYIILDEPSSGLDPIQINQIRSMIRSFGQEKVLILSTHILQEVEEICDHVLILHKGRLVADMSVKEINRGDSILLLAKTDLETLGHCFKNTDTEILESKDSGDAKEFHLRSDTHSPEFLFEKIRSATFPVLEFRPVRRSLESVFQELTAIP from the coding sequence ATGGGTTCCCTGCAGGCGAATCGACTCACAAAATCTTTTTCCAATCAGCCGGCTCTTATCGAAGTAGGCTTTTCCATCCCGAAGGGAAGAATAACCGGTCTTCTAGGTCCGAATGGAGCCGGAAAGACCACCACAATGCGTCTCCTGACCGGATTCCTGGAACCCGACACCGGAACCGTGTCTTACGGAGACATCTCCCTGCATCAATCCCCTATCCAAGTAAAACGGAATCTCGGATACTTGCCGGAATGGGCCCCTATCTATCCGGACTTAACGGCTCAGGAATATCTGGAATTTATCGGAGGTGCAAGAGGTTTACGCGGGGAAACCCTACAACATCGAATTCGGGAAATGAGGGAACTCTGCGACCTAGGAGATTCTTTTTTTTCCGAGATAGGAACTCTTTCGAAAGGATTCAAACAACGCGTTGCATTGGCAGGCACTCTGATCCACGATCCTGAATATATAATCTTGGACGAACCGAGTTCCGGCCTGGATCCGATACAAATCAATCAAATACGATCGATGATTCGGTCTTTTGGGCAGGAAAAAGTCCTTATACTTTCCACTCACATACTGCAAGAAGTGGAGGAGATTTGCGATCACGTTTTAATTCTCCACAAAGGGCGACTGGTTGCGGATATGAGCGTAAAAGAGATCAATCGAGGCGATTCAATTTTGCTCCTCGCTAAAACGGATTTGGAAACTTTAGGGCATTGCTTTAAAAATACGGATACCGAGATTCTGGAATCGAAAGATTCCGGAGATGCCAAGGAATTTCATCTTCGATCCGATACGCATTCTCCCGAGTTCCTATTCGAGAAAATTCGCTCCGCAACCTTCCCCGTTTTAGAATTTCGTCCCGTTCGTCGATCCCTCGAATCGGTCTTCCAGGAATTGACTGCGATTCCATGA
- a CDS encoding STAS domain-containing protein → MAKLELQGKQGTVRFDNQLLDGYEKVFDEISDYASRGQFQNLILDLTSTRKITSSGVAKLLTLKNLMDHFGVKLEVMNLHPPLLDVLKKFKVDVMLKIRS, encoded by the coding sequence ATGGCAAAATTAGAACTCCAAGGGAAGCAGGGCACGGTTCGGTTCGATAACCAACTTTTGGACGGGTATGAAAAAGTTTTTGATGAAATTTCCGACTATGCTTCGCGTGGTCAATTTCAGAATCTGATCTTGGATTTAACTTCCACCAGAAAGATTACCTCGAGTGGAGTCGCAAAGCTTCTGACTCTTAAGAATCTCATGGATCATTTCGGAGTAAAGCTGGAAGTGATGAATCTTCACCCGCCCCTACTCGACGTCCTCAAGAAATTTAAAGTCGATGTAATGTTAAAGATCCGTTCCTAA
- a CDS encoding class I SAM-dependent DNA methyltransferase, with translation MDRNTGNQAKRSRIISHIPQKKPYTAFSGVYDRVMRGAAYRLWAQVALGAYTSATGNSIPGKILDLGCGTCALWKELPSPSEIWGIDASQEMLSMAEKRRIPGNRVQANLLHLPPLPAPFDLILSVHDTFNYFLEEGQLRKIFREISGLLGKTGIFFFDVSTERNFEKNFDGAILEETHDGIHLIWENEYSKKDMILTTRLKFLERGTEIEEVHLHKAYPPEVWRFLLESSGLEILKIGSDYNSWKISPKAEYLNFVCKTA, from the coding sequence ATGGATAGAAATACTGGTAACCAAGCTAAAAGATCAAGAATTATTTCTCATATCCCACAAAAAAAGCCTTATACGGCTTTTTCAGGCGTTTATGACCGGGTCATGAGGGGCGCCGCCTACCGACTTTGGGCCCAGGTCGCTTTGGGTGCATACACTTCTGCAACCGGAAATTCAATTCCGGGGAAAATTCTGGATCTAGGATGCGGAACCTGCGCGCTCTGGAAGGAACTCCCTTCTCCGTCGGAAATTTGGGGAATCGACGCCTCCCAAGAAATGTTATCGATGGCCGAAAAACGACGAATTCCGGGAAATCGCGTCCAAGCAAATTTACTGCATCTTCCCCCTTTGCCGGCTCCTTTCGATTTGATCCTTTCCGTACATGACACATTTAATTATTTCTTAGAGGAAGGACAGCTACGTAAAATTTTTCGGGAAATTTCCGGTCTTTTAGGAAAGACAGGAATCTTTTTCTTCGATGTGAGCACGGAGAGGAACTTCGAAAAAAATTTCGATGGAGCGATTTTAGAAGAAACGCATGACGGGATTCATCTCATTTGGGAAAACGAGTATTCTAAGAAAGACATGATTCTGACTACAAGGCTAAAATTTCTGGAAAGGGGAACGGAAATCGAAGAAGTGCATCTTCATAAAGCATATCCACCCGAAGTCTGGAGATTTTTACTGGAGTCTTCCGGATTGGAGATTTTGAAAATCGGTTCCGATTACAACTCTTGGAAAATCTCTCCCAAAGCGGAATATCTAAATTTCGTATGCAAAACCGCATAA
- the map gene encoding type I methionyl aminopeptidase gives MIYIKNKTEIEKMRAAGKLAARLLDYISGYIKPGVSTLELNDLCEEFTKKNGGKSAPLGYKGFPKSVCTSINEVVCHGIPKATDVLKSGDIVNIDVTPIVDGYHGDSSRTFIVGGKSIPEAEHLVQDAEKAMWVGIEQVRPGNRINDIANAIDDYLTPKGYGIVRDLMGHGIGRGFHEEPQVPHFRSNRKLTKLEPGMTFTIEPMVNLGTWEVIFSKKDGWTVTTKDGKWSAQFEHTVLVTEKGYEILTLS, from the coding sequence TTGATCTACATCAAGAACAAGACCGAAATCGAGAAAATGAGGGCGGCAGGAAAACTGGCCGCCAGACTTCTGGACTATATTTCCGGGTACATCAAGCCCGGAGTTAGTACATTAGAACTCAATGATCTTTGCGAAGAGTTCACTAAAAAGAACGGAGGCAAATCGGCGCCCTTGGGATACAAGGGATTTCCGAAATCGGTCTGTACGTCCATCAACGAGGTTGTCTGTCACGGGATTCCGAAGGCGACCGACGTTTTAAAGTCGGGGGATATCGTGAATATCGATGTTACTCCGATTGTGGATGGATATCACGGGGACTCGTCTCGAACATTCATCGTCGGCGGCAAGAGCATTCCTGAAGCGGAACACTTAGTTCAGGATGCCGAGAAGGCGATGTGGGTGGGAATCGAGCAGGTCAGACCAGGCAATCGCATTAACGATATTGCAAATGCGATCGATGATTATCTAACTCCGAAAGGGTACGGAATCGTACGGGACCTTATGGGACATGGGATCGGTCGAGGATTTCATGAAGAACCTCAGGTACCTCACTTCCGATCCAACCGCAAATTAACGAAACTCGAACCGGGAATGACTTTTACTATCGAGCCCATGGTAAATCTGGGTACTTGGGAAGTTATTTTTTCTAAGAAAGACGGTTGGACGGTCACGACAAAAGACGGAAAATGGTCCGCTCAGTTCGAGCATACGGTTCTTGTCACCGAAAAAGGCTATGAAATTTTAACCCTCTCATAG
- a CDS encoding DUF350 domain-containing protein gives MDFVWKYLSLMGKDLVFFLLGFLVFYIGKKVKDWLEPRKLDEELVRSDNGALALSLSGYYLGIIVLFITIVAHPSDGTGLVGDVIQVSAYSLLGVVLLLVSQWLNDAFILRGIDAQEEVYENKNLAVGTVLFGGTIASSFFIAAALNGDIGSKVFPEGLGLSISPIWERTLIGAILSVIFFLIGQLGMILFTFYYQLWIPYKLKDELESKRNLAAGIAFAGALLAIGILLTRALFREFDSIMQTGILLLLDLGFAFLIIPVLHFFAGRVILSGSTLKHEIAEDQNFGAGLLEAVVLVSFSAIIFFAV, from the coding sequence ATGGATTTTGTCTGGAAATATCTTTCCTTGATGGGAAAGGACTTAGTCTTCTTTTTACTCGGCTTCCTTGTCTTTTATATCGGTAAAAAAGTCAAAGATTGGTTAGAACCTAGAAAATTGGACGAGGAACTTGTCCGATCGGATAACGGAGCCCTGGCTCTAAGTCTATCCGGATATTATCTGGGAATCATCGTATTATTCATCACAATCGTCGCCCATCCGAGTGACGGAACCGGCCTTGTAGGGGACGTAATTCAAGTTTCGGCATATTCACTTTTAGGCGTGGTCTTGCTTCTAGTATCTCAATGGTTAAACGACGCCTTTATTCTTCGAGGAATCGATGCGCAAGAAGAAGTTTACGAAAACAAAAATTTGGCTGTAGGGACGGTATTATTCGGAGGAACGATCGCTAGTTCCTTTTTTATCGCTGCCGCATTAAACGGAGACATCGGATCGAAAGTTTTTCCGGAAGGATTAGGGCTGTCCATTTCCCCGATTTGGGAGCGGACCTTAATCGGAGCGATATTATCCGTTATTTTCTTTTTAATCGGCCAATTAGGAATGATTCTTTTTACGTTTTATTATCAACTATGGATTCCCTATAAGTTAAAGGACGAGCTCGAATCCAAACGGAATTTAGCCGCAGGAATCGCGTTTGCCGGAGCGCTCCTGGCGATAGGAATTCTTTTAACAAGAGCCTTATTTCGGGAATTCGATTCGATTATGCAGACCGGTATTCTACTTTTGCTCGATCTAGGCTTTGCGTTTTTGATCATACCTGTTCTTCATTTTTTTGCAGGAAGGGTGATCTTATCCGGATCGACCTTAAAGCATGAGATAGCCGAAGATCAGAATTTCGGGGCCGGGTTACTGGAAGCGGTCGTACTAGTTTCTTTTTCCGCGATTATATTCTTTGCGGTTTAA
- a CDS encoding LIC_11502 family protein: protein MDTGENELGLSLSVLSGGIPIQDLLVAAKEAGLPAQINDNSLLNRCLLAGLVGALKGFSERELSPFLSTHKTVFPEIKKELAEIFSTLVIDESDGPSWLRESFEYGTKKVYHLEWKLYSSQELF from the coding sequence ATGGATACCGGAGAAAACGAACTGGGTCTTTCTCTCTCCGTTTTAAGCGGTGGGATTCCGATACAGGATCTTCTCGTCGCCGCAAAGGAAGCGGGACTTCCCGCACAAATAAACGATAATTCTCTTTTGAACCGTTGTTTACTGGCAGGATTAGTCGGAGCTTTAAAAGGATTTTCCGAACGAGAACTTTCCCCCTTCCTTTCCACGCATAAAACCGTCTTTCCCGAAATCAAGAAGGAACTTGCCGAGATTTTTTCCACCCTCGTTATAGACGAATCGGACGGACCAAGCTGGTTACGGGAATCCTTCGAATACGGAACCAAGAAAGTCTATCATCTCGAATGGAAATTATATTCCTCCCAAGAATTATTTTAG
- the queG gene encoding tRNA epoxyqueuosine(34) reductase QueG encodes MFIESKELLPELESLAHKNGFQLFGAARATVPENDKRNILEWVREGRHGKMDWYPRNMKLRLELEGLGFSPETVFVLGALYSDPEYEEITSKLPFRFSRYATGADYHAVLKKSARELLAILRDRFPNNVFRQGVDSLPVPEKILAREAGLGWIGKNTNLLNEEIGSYFFLTVIFTDLPLRIASIGAKDRCGTCDECIRACPTGALSAYQIDARKCISYKTIEDRSPTVQGLHGWVYGCDICQEVCPWNRVKARRKGARTEIEEFKVRDFFKTDASAMRTLTEEEFRRRFSDAAVNRISYAQFRRNLITVNSE; translated from the coding sequence ATGTTCATAGAAAGTAAAGAACTTCTGCCCGAATTGGAATCACTCGCTCACAAAAACGGTTTCCAATTATTCGGAGCCGCGAGAGCCACCGTGCCGGAAAATGATAAGAGAAATATTCTAGAATGGGTTCGGGAGGGCAGACACGGAAAGATGGACTGGTATCCTCGTAATATGAAACTCAGATTGGAATTGGAAGGCTTAGGATTTTCCCCCGAAACCGTCTTTGTTTTAGGTGCGCTGTATTCTGATCCCGAGTACGAAGAGATCACTTCCAAGCTTCCGTTTCGGTTTTCCCGATATGCTACCGGTGCCGATTATCACGCCGTATTAAAAAAATCGGCTCGAGAACTGCTGGCAATTCTCAGGGATCGATTTCCGAATAATGTTTTTAGACAAGGGGTGGATTCTCTGCCGGTTCCCGAGAAAATTTTAGCTAGGGAAGCCGGTCTGGGATGGATCGGAAAAAATACGAATCTGTTAAACGAAGAGATAGGATCCTATTTTTTTTTGACCGTAATTTTTACCGATCTTCCTCTTCGAATTGCCTCCATCGGCGCCAAGGATCGGTGCGGAACCTGCGATGAGTGCATTCGAGCTTGTCCTACCGGCGCACTTTCCGCATATCAAATAGACGCGCGTAAATGCATTTCTTACAAAACGATCGAAGATCGTTCTCCCACCGTCCAAGGATTACACGGGTGGGTATACGGTTGCGATATCTGCCAAGAAGTATGTCCTTGGAATCGTGTAAAAGCTAGGAGAAAAGGGGCGAGGACTGAAATCGAAGAATTTAAGGTTCGCGATTTTTTTAAGACCGACGCTTCGGCTATGCGAACGCTTACCGAAGAGGAATTTCGGCGTCGATTTTCCGATGCGGCCGTCAATCGGATTTCTTATGCACAATTCCGTCGGAACCTGATCACCGTGAATTCCGAATAG
- a CDS encoding methyl-accepting chemotaxis protein, which produces MFANISIANRLRGSFFLIVLILLVIASVGIVSLDRVFEAINGPMREAILKKDLVSKLLRSTVEMEFRQSKAFKLDRTNEIPESPREFLTEFKERTDRDLRALEPLIKRPKGIKLLKEFKGERERYLSILEKVLLLQNSKAGPIEITSIFHSEVEPSQKKLTHLLDEIYSFQAEILEIETGELQRIHKFSFWSDLSLSLFALIGALGLSWALIRSITRPLNHALSASETVASGNLNIILATNRKDETGKLLSSMDIMVVNLKSLITVVRDTSQIAKESSFEIEAQVESVNNTSQQIAAGSEESSASLEELSSSFQNVAAAVEREANLASQIDTRSRNFVKQLREVEMSLSNLVKTSQAAEISAEKGRTTVLKATKAMEDIRGISQQIQGIVEIITEISEQTNLLSLNASIEAARAGEAGKGFAVVASEISKLSTRTNESIKGIQDLISSTDGIVEQGTKNVDEVILSIESVSGDIRSIHSASESVIAALGEQLRSAEDISATIREVSELSFEVADATKEQKAAVAEISESMQNSTAEAQRLATISQKLASQAQGLKARTEQLDSNLSRFQI; this is translated from the coding sequence ATGTTTGCAAATATAAGTATAGCCAATCGATTGCGCGGATCCTTTTTTTTAATCGTTTTAATTTTGCTAGTGATTGCCAGTGTGGGAATCGTTTCTCTGGATCGGGTTTTCGAAGCGATCAATGGACCGATGCGCGAGGCGATTCTCAAAAAAGATTTGGTCTCTAAACTGCTCAGAAGTACCGTCGAGATGGAATTTCGACAAAGCAAAGCTTTCAAACTCGATAGAACCAATGAAATACCCGAAAGCCCCCGGGAGTTTCTAACGGAGTTCAAAGAGAGAACCGATCGTGATCTTCGAGCTTTGGAACCGCTTATAAAGAGGCCGAAGGGAATTAAATTATTAAAAGAATTCAAAGGGGAGCGGGAGCGTTATCTTAGCATTCTGGAAAAAGTCCTGCTCTTACAGAATTCCAAAGCCGGTCCGATCGAAATCACATCGATCTTTCATTCGGAAGTGGAGCCCTCTCAGAAAAAGCTTACCCATTTGCTGGACGAAATTTATTCCTTTCAAGCCGAGATACTGGAAATCGAGACGGGCGAGCTACAAAGAATTCATAAATTCAGTTTCTGGTCGGATCTATCGCTCTCTCTCTTTGCCCTGATCGGTGCCTTAGGATTATCCTGGGCCCTCATTCGAAGTATAACACGGCCATTAAATCACGCCTTATCCGCCTCGGAAACCGTCGCCTCAGGGAATTTAAACATAATCTTAGCCACGAATCGAAAAGATGAAACGGGGAAACTGCTTTCTTCGATGGATATCATGGTAGTTAACTTAAAATCGCTGATTACGGTCGTAAGAGATACTTCGCAAATCGCGAAAGAAAGTTCTTTCGAAATCGAAGCTCAGGTTGAAAGCGTAAATAATACTTCGCAACAAATAGCGGCAGGTTCCGAGGAATCTTCCGCTTCCTTAGAGGAGCTCTCCTCTTCCTTTCAAAATGTGGCCGCCGCCGTCGAGCGGGAAGCTAATCTTGCGTCGCAAATCGACACGAGATCCCGAAATTTCGTGAAGCAATTGCGCGAAGTGGAAATGTCTTTGTCCAATTTGGTAAAAACCTCGCAGGCCGCCGAAATCTCGGCCGAAAAAGGAAGAACGACGGTTTTAAAAGCGACCAAGGCCATGGAAGATATACGCGGAATTTCGCAGCAAATACAGGGGATCGTCGAAATAATCACCGAAATTTCAGAACAAACTAATTTACTTTCTCTGAATGCGTCTATCGAAGCAGCGCGCGCGGGAGAAGCCGGAAAAGGATTTGCGGTCGTAGCCTCGGAAATATCCAAGTTATCGACAAGAACGAATGAAAGCATAAAGGGCATCCAGGATTTGATTTCCAGTACGGACGGAATCGTGGAGCAGGGAACGAAAAACGTGGACGAAGTAATACTTTCCATCGAATCCGTATCCGGAGACATTCGGAGTATTCATTCGGCTTCCGAATCCGTTATTGCTGCGTTAGGTGAACAACTTCGATCCGCGGAGGATATTTCGGCTACGATTCGCGAAGTTTCGGAACTTTCGTTCGAAGTTGCCGATGCTACCAAGGAACAAAAAGCGGCCGTTGCGGAAATCAGCGAATCGATGCAGAATTCCACTGCGGAAGCTCAAAGACTGGCCACTATTTCGCAGAAATTAGCGAGCCAGGCCCAAGGTTTAAAAGCAAGGACCGAGCAACTGGACTCTAATTTATCCCGCTTTCAGATATAA
- the mutY gene encoding A/G-specific adenine glycosylase: protein MAVPGSRNPQHKFDDENFLNSARTKLRSWFLREKRDLPFRKNRTPYSTWVSEVMLQQTRVAAMIPLYESFLRRFPEPKDLAEADEEEVLRYWKGLGYYSRAKNLHKGVRKLVSEFSGIFPRTLEEALSLPGVGQYTASAILSISYNVPLAVLDGNAKRVLSRLFLFRGSPSKSASILQGLANQFLDKEYAGDHNESVMELGARICLPTTPLCGECPLQKECKAYREGVQQEIPIAEKKSKEIALGIRFLIIRAPEGILLLKHSKRRFFKTIFTLPFTWEGDSPYAVDPVTELGLTFQDTGMKFRHTITHHKILGSIWETSISAKRSRDLSDSIRKKHAEVDYKWCEWDDLETEFPSSIAGKIKSALSPKEPILPGIPALAKKAKGSKRI, encoded by the coding sequence ATGGCGGTTCCCGGTTCTCGCAATCCTCAACACAAATTCGACGATGAAAATTTTCTAAATTCGGCGCGGACTAAATTGCGGAGTTGGTTTTTGCGGGAAAAAAGGGATCTTCCGTTTCGAAAGAACCGAACCCCGTATTCGACCTGGGTAAGCGAAGTAATGCTCCAACAAACCAGAGTGGCGGCGATGATTCCGCTTTACGAATCATTTTTGCGACGATTTCCGGAACCTAAGGATTTGGCGGAAGCGGACGAAGAGGAGGTCCTACGGTACTGGAAGGGATTAGGTTATTACTCGAGAGCGAAGAACTTACATAAAGGAGTTCGAAAATTAGTTTCGGAATTTTCGGGAATCTTCCCGCGAACTCTGGAAGAGGCGCTTTCTTTACCGGGAGTCGGACAGTATACCGCAAGCGCGATTCTTTCCATTTCTTATAATGTTCCTCTGGCAGTTTTGGACGGAAATGCCAAGAGAGTTCTCTCGCGACTTTTTTTATTCAGAGGAAGTCCCTCAAAATCGGCTTCGATTTTGCAGGGACTAGCGAATCAATTTCTGGATAAGGAATATGCGGGGGATCATAATGAATCGGTCATGGAATTAGGGGCAAGGATTTGCCTACCGACGACTCCTCTTTGCGGAGAATGTCCTCTGCAAAAAGAATGCAAGGCCTACCGAGAAGGAGTTCAGCAGGAAATTCCGATCGCGGAAAAGAAAAGTAAAGAAATTGCGCTGGGCATTCGATTCCTGATCATCCGAGCACCGGAAGGAATTCTTTTACTTAAGCACTCTAAAAGAAGATTTTTTAAGACTATTTTCACGTTGCCGTTTACATGGGAAGGAGACTCACCTTACGCCGTCGATCCGGTTACGGAACTTGGTCTTACCTTTCAGGATACCGGAATGAAGTTTAGGCATACGATCACACATCATAAGATCCTAGGTTCCATTTGGGAAACTTCGATTTCCGCCAAACGATCGCGTGATCTCTCCGATTCGATTCGAAAGAAGCACGCTGAAGTGGACTATAAATGGTGCGAGTGGGATGATTTGGAAACCGAGTTTCCTTCCTCGATCGCCGGAAAAATCAAATCGGCTCTTTCTCCGAAAGAGCCGATTTTGCCCGGAATTCCGGCTCTAGCAAAGAAGGCAAAAGGCAGTAAGCGCATATGA
- a CDS encoding UbiD family decarboxylase: MNIRSTGDFLRELSRQNELLEIADPIDPILELAELQRRVVAKRGPALLFRNVIGSKIPVATNLYGSKKRIRIAFGEDPERFVQRIAYSAKHLLPPTFGKVWELRSLAWAALKIGLRKISSPAVLEIEEESLDALPAIKSWPKDAGRFITLPLVYTESPSTGKGNLGMYRIQFHGPKQTGMHIQIHRGGGFHYHEAEKKGQALPAHIYVGGPPALTIAAVAPLPEEISEFLLASLLLGERLRISGKPPVSPLPIIADADFALIGKIPPKIRKPEGPFGDHYGYYALKHDYPVFEVDRIFRRKDAVWPATVVGRPPQEDHWIAEYLQDLLSPLFPLVMPQVKGVWAYEESGVHSLAAAIVQERYGKEAFMGALRILGEGQLSLTKVLMVTDQEVELKDFKKVFSTILERFDPETDLHIFSNIAQDTLDYTGPKVNEGSKAVFLGVGNKLRKLKSKIDVSFKNSKFKKPKVYCPGALVVSGTPYKRGDKLAELLLKESAIREFTFVFLVDDSEEATASDHDFIWNIFTRFEPAADIYGNFQVRRNHLSFSSPVVIDARLKDWYPDVLEPDPKIAKRVEDRFGGLLSSL; this comes from the coding sequence ATGAATATTCGATCAACAGGTGATTTTCTTCGGGAACTTTCCAGGCAGAATGAATTATTGGAAATCGCGGATCCGATTGATCCGATTTTGGAGCTCGCGGAATTGCAGCGAAGAGTCGTAGCCAAACGCGGACCGGCATTACTTTTTCGGAATGTAATCGGATCGAAGATTCCCGTGGCTACGAATCTGTACGGATCAAAAAAGAGGATTCGTATCGCTTTCGGGGAGGATCCGGAACGCTTCGTGCAAAGGATCGCATATTCCGCAAAACATCTGCTGCCGCCTACTTTCGGAAAAGTTTGGGAACTCAGGTCCCTGGCTTGGGCGGCTCTTAAAATCGGCCTGCGTAAAATTTCCTCTCCGGCCGTTTTGGAAATCGAGGAAGAAAGCTTGGATGCGCTTCCCGCAATCAAATCCTGGCCAAAGGATGCAGGCCGATTTATTACGCTACCCTTAGTTTATACGGAAAGTCCTTCAACGGGAAAGGGAAATTTAGGAATGTATCGAATCCAATTTCACGGACCGAAACAAACCGGAATGCATATACAAATCCATCGAGGCGGAGGATTTCACTACCACGAGGCGGAGAAAAAAGGCCAAGCCTTACCGGCCCATATTTACGTAGGAGGTCCTCCGGCCCTTACGATCGCCGCAGTCGCTCCTCTTCCTGAAGAAATCAGCGAATTTCTTTTGGCTTCGCTGTTATTGGGCGAGAGATTGAGAATTTCCGGAAAACCTCCGGTAAGTCCGTTGCCCATAATTGCGGACGCTGATTTCGCTTTGATCGGAAAAATTCCCCCGAAAATCAGGAAGCCTGAAGGACCGTTTGGCGATCATTACGGTTACTACGCTCTTAAGCACGATTATCCCGTATTCGAGGTGGATCGTATCTTTCGCAGAAAGGATGCGGTATGGCCTGCTACCGTAGTAGGACGTCCCCCTCAGGAAGACCATTGGATTGCTGAGTACCTGCAAGATTTATTATCTCCTTTGTTTCCTTTAGTCATGCCGCAAGTAAAAGGCGTCTGGGCTTACGAAGAATCCGGAGTCCATTCTCTTGCGGCGGCGATCGTGCAGGAGCGTTACGGGAAAGAAGCATTTATGGGCGCCTTGCGTATATTAGGAGAGGGCCAGCTCTCGCTTACGAAAGTACTGATGGTAACGGATCAGGAAGTCGAGCTGAAGGATTTTAAGAAAGTATTTTCGACGATTCTCGAGAGGTTCGATCCGGAAACCGATCTCCATATTTTCTCGAATATCGCGCAGGACACGTTGGATTATACCGGACCTAAGGTGAATGAAGGGAGTAAGGCGGTCTTCTTGGGAGTGGGGAACAAATTGCGAAAACTAAAATCCAAAATCGATGTCTCCTTCAAAAATTCCAAATTTAAAAAACCCAAGGTCTATTGCCCGGGTGCCCTCGTCGTCTCGGGGACTCCTTACAAGCGCGGAGACAAGCTGGCGGAACTATTGCTGAAGGAATCCGCTATTCGGGAATTTACATTCGTATTTTTAGTGGATGATTCGGAGGAGGCGACCGCATCGGATCACGATTTCATTTGGAACATATTTACTCGATTCGAACCGGCGGCAGACATTTACGGAAACTTTCAAGTTCGAAGGAATCATCTTTCTTTTTCTTCGCCGGTAGTCATCGACGCTCGTCTTAAAGATTGGTATCCTGACGTTCTCGAGCCGGACCCTAAGATAGCTAAACGGGTCGAAGATAGATTTGGTGGACTTTTAAGTTCCCTTTGA